Sequence from the Hallerella porci genome:
CGGCTTTGGTGACGGAATTTTTCGGCAAAGGCGTCAATGAATTGGCGGATGACATTTTGGATAATCCGCAGACTCCGGAAATGCAAATCATTTTAGAGTTAAAGCAAATTGCTAAAACGCATCGTTGGAGCGATTTGTTCGAAAAAATTTATGACAAAACGAAAATTGAAAGTGCGTTAAACTCACTGGAAAAAATGCAGAAACTTGCCCGCGTTCATCAAATCGGCGATTATGCGTTGCAGTATCTTTATGCGCACAACTGCACTCTCGGCGAAGTTTCTGCGCATTTGGAAGCGTTGTCTGTCAATGCAGAAGATTCGGAAAATGAAGGTGGCCTTGTAGCGAAAGGAACGGATTTAGACGCGATTCAAATGATGACGATTCACGCTTCAAAGGGCTTGGAATTTCCGATTGTCATTTCGGCCGCGGGATTTAAAGGCTACAGAGAAAAAAATAGCGCTTATATTTATTCGGATGAAAATTCGGAAATGCGTTACCTGTCTTTGGATAAAGACGCTGCGGAAAAACAAAAAAAAGAAATAAAATCGGAATGGGAACGCCTTTTCTATGTGAACTTTACGCGGGCATCGCATTTGTTAATTCTTCCGCGTTATGATGAATTTTATAGTAAACAGAAGGTGAAAGAGGGTTTGGAATTTCTTAATGATGCGATGGAAGGATTTGTAAAAGACAATCAACAATTTTTTGACATTCTTCAAGAAGAGAATGATTTAAAATCGTTGAATGCGCGCAAAGAGGCGGTGGCAAAAATTTTGGAAAATCTTAACCGAGTCCATTCGGAAGACGAAAAAACGGCAGACATTTTATACAAAGAAATGCAAGAAATGCAGCTCTTTGAAAAGAAACCGCACACATGTTCGTATTCGTCAATTGCGCACGGTTCTGTAGAAAATGAAGAATCAAAGGATTCGAATCCGTCGAATAAGCCTGCCAACGCAGATGAAGAAGGCCACGAAATTTCTTCGAATGATGATGTTCAAGAAAACAAAAATGCCGCAGATTCTTATCCGCGCGGATCTCTTTTGGGAAATGCGCTGCACAAAATTTTCGAAGAAATTCACTTCGAAGAAATCGGCAAAGAATCTCTCGAAGAAGCGTTGAAAAATTCTAAGTGGAAAAATTTGGTGATCGCAGCGTTCGAAGAACAATCGCTCGATATTCTTAATCATCCCGATTGGAATTCGAAAACGGTGGAAATGGTTTGGAATACGATTTCTGCAAAACTGCCGAAGTTGAAAGCGGAAAAAGAATTTTCTCTTTCGGAAATTCTTTTTGAAAATCGCCGCAGCGAAATGGAATTTCGAATGAATTTGGAAGAATGTCAAGAATTGAAAAATTTCATCAAAGGCTTTATCGATTTGATCTTTGTGAAAGATGGACGTTTCTTTGTGCTCGACTGGAAATCGGATACGATGGAAAAATACGATGCGCAGTCGTTAGAAGAACAAATGAAATTGCGCCATTACGATATTCAGCGGGTGATTTACTCGTACATTTTAATTCAATGGCTTCAATCATTTGGCGATTACAAAAATAAAACGGAAGAAGAAATTTTTGAAAATATTTTCGGCGGCATTTACTATGTATTTTTCCGCGGTTGTCGCGCGGGCGAAAATTCTGGCATTTACGCAAAAGATTTTTCTTCTTATGCCGAATTGAAATCGGCTTATGACAAAATTATGGAAAATTACAAAGCCGCAAAACAAGGAAAATAAAAATGAAATACGAAGAATTTTTGAAAACATTAAAATGGCTGAAATTTGTCGGCGCCATGCAAGAAGAATTGATTCGCGTCCTTTCTGCTTTGCAGACGAATTTGAGCGACGACGTTAAAGAATTTTTGCTGCTTTTGCTTTCGTGTCAGAGCGAAGGACATACGCGTATTCCGTTGGATGCAAAAAAAGTCGAAGCGATTTTTGAAAAAAAATGGGCAGCGATGAATTCTTTAAAACAAGCGGAATTTCCAGATTTCGAAAAAATGAAATTGCCGGAAACGTCTTTTATTCCGAATGCTATCGAAGAAATCGGCGATAATCGCTACGAAAAAATGATTCAGCAGTGGAATGAAAACGATGCGATTCAAAAGCCGCTGATTGCATTTGACGGTTATCTCTATCCAGAAAAATATTTCAGCGCAAAATTGAAAATCGAAGAAAAAATTCTAAAGCTTTTTATGGACAAAACGCATGCCGAAGTCAGCGCCGAAAGTCTGAAAACGGTGATGGAAAAAGTCGCAGAAATTACACGGAATCCAGAAACAAAAAAATGCTTGACTTTAGAAGAAGAACAAGCGAAGGCAATCGTTCGCGGGGAATCGGAAAATTTGATTATCACCGGCGGACCAGGAACTGGAAAGACGACGGTCGTCTTTTACTTGCTGCGGAATTTGTATGTAAAAAATCCGAACTTGCTAGATTCGAAATTGTATTTGGCAGCGCCGAGTGGAAAGGCCTCTGACCGAATGCGCGAAAGTATTCAGAAAGCGTCTAACGGCATTTGCGATGAAGCGGAAAAGAATGCAAATGCAAACATTTATAAAAAAATTCGTGAAGCCAAAACGTTTACACTGCATCGTTTGCTGAATTATAACGGACAAACGAATCAGTTCCGGTATAATGCGAAAAATCCGTTTGAAGAAAATTCGATTTTCGTGATTGACGAATCGAGTATGGTTGACATTACTTTGTTCGCAAAATTTTTGGAAGCGTTGCCCGATTCTTCGCGCATCTTTTTGCTCGGCGATAAAGATCAGTTGCCGTCGGTAGAAGCGGGCGCTGTTCTCGGCGATTTGCTTTCGAAGGTAAAGTGCTCGGTAAATGCGTTGACCAAATCGAGACGCTTTTCTGGCGATTCGAAAATCGGAAAATTGGCGAAAGAAGTGATGGGCGAATCCGAAGATTCTCCTTTGACTTTCGAAGAATTTTCCAAAGATTTTGCTCCGGTTTTTGAAAATGAAGTCGTCGGCGTCGAATTGAAAAAGAAAAAAACGGTAAGCGATTTAAGAAAACTTCGCGATGAATTTTTGAAAGCTTGGTGTGAAAAGTATTATGCGGATTATTTGAAAACGGTGCAGAAAATTTTGCCGACGAATAATCTTTCGAAAGCGGAACTCGATCAACAGAAAGAAATTCGTGCGAACGCTTGGCGTTTTACAGAAGTCGCAAAAATTTTGTCTGCAGAACGCGCGGGAGTTTTTGGCGTTGAAGAATTGAATATTGCAATGGAATTTATTTTGCGCGGACTCTCTGAAAAAGAATGGATTGAAGACCGCAATTTCTTTGGGCGGATGATTATTTTTACCAAAAATCAATCGGCGCTTTCTTTGTATAATGGCGATTCCGGCATTCTCGTTAAGCATTCTAATGGCTCGATGCAGATTATGCTTCCCGATAAGAACACGGGCGAATTTGTTTTCTATCCGACTTCTCTCTTTTCGAGCGATGCTTACGAAAGCGCTTTTGCGATTACGGTGCACAAGTCGCAGGGCTCGGAATACGATAACATTGCGATGTTCTTGCCGACGCAGAAAGGCGTCCCTCTTCTCAATCGCCAGATTCTTTATACCGGAATTACGCGGGCGAAGAAACGGGTTGCCATCATTTCGAATGCAGAACTTTTCCAATGCGGAAAAGACACGGTAATCAAACGCGATACGGGAATTGCATTTGACTAATTTGAAAAATGAAATTTCGGGCGCAACTTCGCTTTGTGACATTTTTGTCTCCGAAAAACGGAAATTTTTTTGCTTTTCGGTTGCCGATTTTCCATTTTCTGTCTATATTTTGAAATGTATGAAACTCAATGGCATCACAAAGAACAACAACTGGTGGTGGCGTACTTCGGAATCGGAGTTCGCGTGTTAACCCATTGGGTGAAAGTTTAGCAAGCAAAGCGGCTCCGATTGAATCGGGGCTTTTTTTGTTAGCAGAAGTTTTTAACAAGGAATCATCATGACCAAAAGAACCGACAGCGTTTACCTGACCCTCCAAGGGGAACGTTACACTCCGTTTTCACTCGCGAAGAAACTCGGTGCCAAAGCGATTCTCGAGTCGGCTTCGTTTTCGCAGGGCGCAAACCGCTATTCCATTTTGATGCTCGAAGAAGCGTTCCACGTAATTGAAGATGATCAAGGCGTCGCCCTTCTCATCGGGGGAGAACGCAAACCGTATGCAGCGAAAGATATTTTGGATGCGCTGCAAGAAATTGCATCGGAAAATGAAAAGCCGGCGAAAATTCCTCTGCCTGCTTCGGGCATTGGATTTCTTTCTTATGAATTCTGCGCCCGCTGCGATACGATTCACTTGGCAAAGCAACGCGATGATTTGAATATTCCAGAATCCGAATTTGTCGTCGGGCACGTTTACATTGTCTTTGACCATTTTACGGATACACTTCATGTCTTCGGTTTGAATTATAACGAACACGAAATTGATTTGCAAAAAGCGATTGCAAAAATTCAAAAGAAACTTTCCAATTTGGATTTCTCGTATTTGGAAGCTCCCGAAGACGATTATCCGCATAAGATTATCACCGATTTGAAAAAGAGCCACGATGAATATGTGCATTATGTGGAAGAATTGAAAAAGCACATTATCGCGGGCGATATTATTCAAGCGGTGCCGTCTCGCCGTTTGCAAATTGAATCCGAAATGCCTGCGCTCGATGTTTATCGTCGTCTTCGCACTTTGAATCCGTCGCCGTATCTCCTTTATCTCGACTTCGGCGCTTATCAGTTGGTCGGTTCTTCGCCCGAAAGCTTAGTGCGTTCGCGCGGAGGAAAGTCTTCGATTCGTCCGATTGCGGGCACTTGCCGCCGAGGTAAAAATGATGCGGAAGATGAATATTTAAAGGAAAAACTTTCGAAAGATCCAAAGGAACGCGCAGAACATTTGATGCTCGTCGATTTGGCGCGCAACGATTTGGGTCGCGTTTGCGAACCGGGCACAGTGCATTTGACGCGGAATATGGAATGTGAATTATTCAGCCATGTGATTCACATCGTTTCGGAAGTCGAAGGCAACACGCGGAGCGATATGAAGCCGATTCAAGTTTTGCGTTCGGCATTCCCCGCGGGAACTGTCAGCGGTGCGCCGAAAATCAGCGCAATTGAAATCGTTTCGTCTCTCGAAAGTCATAAGCGGAATTTTTATGCGGGCGCAGTCGGTTACTTAGACGCCGATGGCGATTTGGATTTCTGCATTGCGATTCGTTGCGCATTAAAGCAAGGAAATATTTTCACATTGCAAGCGGGCTCGGGCATTGTTTACGCTTCGGATCCGGAACGCGAATGGGAAGAAACCAACGAAAAGTTGGGCGCAATGGTTCAAGTTTTGGAAACCAAGTAAGGAACAATTCACTTCGGAAAAATTTTTGAGGAATTTATGATTGTTATCATCGACAACTACGATTCGTTTACCTACAACATTTATCAAGCGATTACGCATATTACATCGGAACCGGTGACGGTTTTGCGTTCTAAGGAATGCACGATTGCGGATGTTGAAAAATTGAATCCTTCGCATTTGATTCTTTCTCCGGGTCCGGGGCGTCCTGAAAATGCGGGCATCACCGTCGAAGCGATTAAACATTTCGCGGGAAAGCTTCCGATTCTCGGCGTGTGCCTTGGGCATCAAGCGATTTGTTATGCGTTCGGCGCAAAAATTGTGCAGGCGAAATTTATCAAACACGGCATTGCCGAAGAAATGAGTTTAGACGGTCGCGGACTTTTCCGTCACATTGGAAAACGCGGAACATTTATGCGTTATCACAGTTTGGTCGTCGATGAAAGCACTCTTCCGCCGGAATTAGAAATTACCGCGCGCGCAGACGATGGCGACGTGATGGGCGTGCGTCACAAGACTCTCGATATCGAAGGCGTGCAATTCCATCCGGAATCGATTGCGGCAAAAGACGGCGAAATTTTCTTCCGTTCTTTCCTCAATTATCGTCGCGATTCTCTTCCGGTTTCTGCGTTCCTCAATAAAATTATCGCAAAGCAAGATTTGTCCCGCGAAGAAGCGGAACTCTTTATGGAAACTCTCACGGAAGGCATGTTAGACGAGCGGCAAACGGCTGCGATTTTAACGGCTTTGGCTGCGAAAGGCGCTGCGGCTTCGGAAATTGCGGGCTGCGCCGGCGTTTTCTGCAAAAAGAAAACTCCGTTCCCGTTTGACAAAAATATCGATGTCGCCGAAATCGTGGGCACGGGCGGCGATAGCAAAGGCAGTTTCAATATTAGTTCGTTCTCGGCGTTAATTTGCGCAAGTTGCGGATGCCCGGTGGCGAAGCACGGTAATCGTGCGGTTTCGAGCAAATCGGGTGCTGCAGACTTCTTTGAAAATCTCGGCATGCGTTTAGCGCTCAAACCATCGGAAGCTGCAGAAGTTTTGAAGAAGACGAATTTCGTATTCCTCTTTGCACAAGTTTATCACAGTGCGATGCGTTTTGCAGGCCCTGTCCGCAAAGCTCTCGGCATTAAAACCATCATGAATTTGATTGGACCTCTCACAAATCCTGCGGAAGCGAAGTATTTGATGCTCGGCGCTTACAGCAAAGATTTGCTTAAGCCGATGGCAGAAGCCGCAAAAATGCTCGGCGCAAAACATGTGCTCGCCATTTCGAGTTCCGACGGCTTTGATGAAATTTCTCCGAGCGTGCCGACTTACGCTTACGAAATCGACGAAAAGAATCAAGTTTTGGAATTTGTCATCGACCCGAAGAATTTTGGAATTCCGGCGGTGAATGATGACGAACTCCGCGGCGGAACGGGAGCCGAAAACGCTGCGATGGCCTTGGAACTGGCGAACGGAAAAGGTCGCGCGGCAATTCGTTACGCAGTGGGTTTAAACGCTGGCGCAACTCTCTTTGTCGCTCGCAAAGCAGCGAGCTTGGAAGAAGGTTACAAGATGGCGTTAAACGCACTCGATTCGGGACTTGTTGCCAAGAAAATCGAAGAAATTCGTCAACTGGCGAAATAAAAAAAAGCGCCCATTCGGGCGCGCGCTTTAAAGCAAAAGAGTCGCAAAATTGCGGCTCTTTTTTTGTGAAAAAATTATTTGATTGTCGTCGTAAAGCGGAGAGCGATACCGACATCGTCCAATTCTTTTTCGCTAAAGACGTTGAGTTGCGCTTTCGTGCGGCCGTAAGATTTGATGAGTGCAACTGCCCAAGCGAAATCGTCTGCGCCTTCGTTGATTTCGTCGCGGTCGCCGACGTGTTCGAGTTCAAACATCATGTGATCCAAAATGCCCATCGTCGGAATTTCTAAGCCGACATAGAACGGGAGATATTCAGAACCTTGAACGTCTTCGGGCTTAATCGCATTACCCGCAGCAATGCTTTCGGCGTTGACATCGGAATCGGTGGTGGTTTTAATGTAAGCGACTTCACCGTAGAGGCGCAAATTCTTGATAATCGAATACGATGCGTAACCGGCGACGCGGTGAGTTTGAGTTGCAGCTTGATTCATCGCATCCAAAGCGTTGACGCGGTAAGCAGCAGCGAGTTCGAGCGGGAAGCTGAATTTGAGACGTTCTTCGACGCGGACATAACCGGTGTTGAATTTATTGTCGTTGGTTGCAATCATCGCATTGAATGCAGACGGTCCGAATTTCCAACCGAGTTCAAATGCATCGTGCGAAATATCGCGCATCATAAAGCCGCGGACAGAAACATTCTTGTCGACGTAAGTACCGAAGTTGCTCGATTGCGACCAGTCCGTTTTCCAATGACCGAGTTTCAAATTGAACTTATGATTGCCCAAATTGTATTTGTAATTTCCCCAGTAAAGATCGGCGAGGAATTTATCGTAATTTTTGCCGTCGATGTTATTGCCAAAATGCGGGCCAAACATACGAATCATGATTTGCGCATCAAAATCTTCGGACTTATAAAGACCGCCAAAGTTTGCGCGGAACCAGAACGATTCTAAACCGTCGTCGTTGTTGTTCGCAATGCCTTGAGTTTGGATGTTCGCTTTGAGTTCAAAATTTTCAGCGATATCTGCAGCAGAAGCGCTGGCAGTAAATGCGAGAGCAAGCACAGCGGCTGCTTTCAAAAATTTCGTTTTCATTTCATCTCCTTAAAATGATTTGCCAAAGATAAAAAATATTGTAGGAAAATTTTTAGTTGGAGAACTTTTAATTGTAGTTTCTTGAATTCGCAAACATTTTTATTTTAAACGATAAACGAAAATAAAATCGAATATTCATTCGGAGTTTTTATGAATCGAATTCTCGTGGCTTTTACCCTTTCGGCTTGCGCACTTCTTTCGGCAAAGGATTTGGCTCCGAATAAAACACACGCTGTGCTCAATATTTCTTATACGAATTTCGACGATGTGCCGCAGAAAAATAAAACTCTCACCTTTGTCGGCGAAAAAAATGCTAAAAATAAAATCGTCGTCAAAACAAATGCCGCGGGCGAAGTTTCTTTTTTAATTCCGCGCGAAGATTCGTATAAAATTTTCTGCGAAAGTTTAACCGGACTTTTTGAATGCGGACAAACTCCCTATGTTTCGCCGCGGGCGAGTTACGGCTCCGTTAACGTTGCCTTTGACGATACGCGCGCCGAGCTCGAAGGCGTTTCGTTCAAAGCGGGCAGCGCTGAACTCATCCCGTCATCGCTTGCGACATTGAATAAAACCATCGCCGGCTTAAAGAAAAATGTGAAAGCTCGCGTTGAAATCGAAGGGCACACAAGTTCGGAAGGCAGCGAAGAATTGAATCAAAAACTTTCGGAAGAACGCGCGAATAGCGTCCGCGATTATATGATTCAAAAAGGCATTGCAAAAGAACGCGTAACCGCTGTCGGCTATGGATTTTCACGCCCGAAAGCGTCGAATGATACCGAAGAAGGACGCAGACAAAACCGCCGCATCGAAGTCCGCGTGACAAATCCCGAAGAAGTGGACGCGCATTAAAATTTTTATTTCTTCTTTTGTAATTCTAATTTAAATTAGGGACATGACAAATATTCCGGTTTCTTCTCAAATTCTCCGCGTGATTGAATCGCGGGGATTTTCTTCCTCTTCGACATGGACTCTCGCAGGCTCGGCGGGTTCGGGGCGCAAATATTACCGCGTTTCGGACGGCGAAAAAACGGCGATTCTGCAAACGAATGCATCGGCGAACGAAGACTTTGAACATTTCGTTTCTTTTGGAAAATCTTTCAGCGCATTCTCGCTTCCGACTCCCGAAATTTATGCGGTCGATGAAGAGTCTGCGCAAATTTTAATGCAGGATATGGGTGAGCAAACTTTGCTTTCGCAAGTGGTAAAAGACGGTGCACCCATTTCGGGAAGTGCCCGCGTTTTGTATCCGGTCGTCATCGACGCGCTGATTCGTTGGCAGGTTTCGAGTCCGAAATTTTTCCTTTCTCGGCCCGATATTGCGGCGCGGCGTTTTGATTATGCAGCTCTTAAATGGGAAACGGATTATTTCAAAACGAATTATCTGCAAAAGAAAAAAGGCATCGCCGAAATTCCGCAAGTCGTCGAAAATTTCTTTGCGACTCTCGCTTGCATGGTCGATACTCATCCGAAGGTTTTAATGCACCGTGATTTTCAATCGCAAAATGTGATGGTGCGCAGTTCTTCGGAAGTGGGCTTTGTCGATTTTCAGGGCGCTCGCCGCGGATCGCTTTTCTATGATATCGCATCGCTTCTTTGGGATCCATACGTTTCACTTCCCGAAGAAATGGTCGTCGATTTCTTTGATGAATGGTTCCGCGATTATCCGCTCGTTTCCGAATCGTTTAGCCGCGAAGAAGCGTGGACGCTCTTCTTGCAAGCAGCGTTACAGCGTTTAATGCAAGCGATGGGCGCGTTCTGCTTCCTTTTGACAGAAAAGAAAATCGAAAGCTTTGAGCAATATATTGAACCCGGCAAAAAAAGACTTCTCCGCGTTTTGGAATTATACGAACCGTTAAGTCCATCGCGACACGAAGCGATTACATTCTTAAAAAATGCGCTCGCATAAAATTTCTTGAAAAAAGCTCCGCAATTTGCGGAGCTTTTTGTATTTCTTTAAATCCGCGCGCCACTATCTACATTCCTAATTTCTCATTGCCCGCAAAGCGGGCTGCACACTTCGAAGAAGTGTGCACTCATTTTTCATTAAAAAAAGAACCCCGAAGGGTTCTTTTTTTACAAGGCTTTGATTTCGTCAATCGTGAGGCCGGTAACCTTTGCAATGGTCTTAATCGGGATTCCTTCTTTCAAGAAGCCTTTGGCGAGGGAAATCTTTTCTTTCGCACGCCCTTCCTTACGACCTTTGGAAAGTCCTTTAGAAAGCCCTTTGGAAATTCCTTCCGCAAGCGCCTCAGCCTTACCTGCAGCGAGCCTTTGGCGAAAGACATCGCCGGCGCTGACGAATCCGTACTTTTGTCCGATGCTTACGAATGCCATATCTAACTCCTTGAGGATGCTTTCGCCCAAATACTCCTTCAAATATACACTAATTTTTTCGAGCAAGTTTTTCGCTTCATCGTAAGGAATCTGCGTTAAGGCTTTTTGAAATTTGGGAAGAATCGCCAACAATTTTTTCCGGTTAAATGCATATTTCATTGCGGTTACGCCCATCGCAGTTACAACATCATCGCAGCCGATGCAATCTTCGTCCGAAATCA
This genomic interval carries:
- the recD gene encoding exodeoxyribonuclease V subunit alpha; translation: MKYEEFLKTLKWLKFVGAMQEELIRVLSALQTNLSDDVKEFLLLLLSCQSEGHTRIPLDAKKVEAIFEKKWAAMNSLKQAEFPDFEKMKLPETSFIPNAIEEIGDNRYEKMIQQWNENDAIQKPLIAFDGYLYPEKYFSAKLKIEEKILKLFMDKTHAEVSAESLKTVMEKVAEITRNPETKKCLTLEEEQAKAIVRGESENLIITGGPGTGKTTVVFYLLRNLYVKNPNLLDSKLYLAAPSGKASDRMRESIQKASNGICDEAEKNANANIYKKIREAKTFTLHRLLNYNGQTNQFRYNAKNPFEENSIFVIDESSMVDITLFAKFLEALPDSSRIFLLGDKDQLPSVEAGAVLGDLLSKVKCSVNALTKSRRFSGDSKIGKLAKEVMGESEDSPLTFEEFSKDFAPVFENEVVGVELKKKKTVSDLRKLRDEFLKAWCEKYYADYLKTVQKILPTNNLSKAELDQQKEIRANAWRFTEVAKILSAERAGVFGVEELNIAMEFILRGLSEKEWIEDRNFFGRMIIFTKNQSALSLYNGDSGILVKHSNGSMQIMLPDKNTGEFVFYPTSLFSSDAYESAFAITVHKSQGSEYDNIAMFLPTQKGVPLLNRQILYTGITRAKKRVAIISNAELFQCGKDTVIKRDTGIAFD
- a CDS encoding anthranilate synthase component I family protein, which encodes MTKRTDSVYLTLQGERYTPFSLAKKLGAKAILESASFSQGANRYSILMLEEAFHVIEDDQGVALLIGGERKPYAAKDILDALQEIASENEKPAKIPLPASGIGFLSYEFCARCDTIHLAKQRDDLNIPESEFVVGHVYIVFDHFTDTLHVFGLNYNEHEIDLQKAIAKIQKKLSNLDFSYLEAPEDDYPHKIITDLKKSHDEYVHYVEELKKHIIAGDIIQAVPSRRLQIESEMPALDVYRRLRTLNPSPYLLYLDFGAYQLVGSSPESLVRSRGGKSSIRPIAGTCRRGKNDAEDEYLKEKLSKDPKERAEHLMLVDLARNDLGRVCEPGTVHLTRNMECELFSHVIHIVSEVEGNTRSDMKPIQVLRSAFPAGTVSGAPKISAIEIVSSLESHKRNFYAGAVGYLDADGDLDFCIAIRCALKQGNIFTLQAGSGIVYASDPEREWEETNEKLGAMVQVLETK
- a CDS encoding bifunctional anthranilate synthase component II/anthranilate phosphoribosyltransferase — protein: MIVIIDNYDSFTYNIYQAITHITSEPVTVLRSKECTIADVEKLNPSHLILSPGPGRPENAGITVEAIKHFAGKLPILGVCLGHQAICYAFGAKIVQAKFIKHGIAEEMSLDGRGLFRHIGKRGTFMRYHSLVVDESTLPPELEITARADDGDVMGVRHKTLDIEGVQFHPESIAAKDGEIFFRSFLNYRRDSLPVSAFLNKIIAKQDLSREEAELFMETLTEGMLDERQTAAILTALAAKGAAASEIAGCAGVFCKKKTPFPFDKNIDVAEIVGTGGDSKGSFNISSFSALICASCGCPVAKHGNRAVSSKSGAADFFENLGMRLALKPSEAAEVLKKTNFVFLFAQVYHSAMRFAGPVRKALGIKTIMNLIGPLTNPAEAKYLMLGAYSKDLLKPMAEAAKMLGAKHVLAISSSDGFDEISPSVPTYAYEIDEKNQVLEFVIDPKNFGIPAVNDDELRGGTGAENAAMALELANGKGRAAIRYAVGLNAGATLFVARKAASLEEGYKMALNALDSGLVAKKIEEIRQLAK
- a CDS encoding OmpA family protein yields the protein MNRILVAFTLSACALLSAKDLAPNKTHAVLNISYTNFDDVPQKNKTLTFVGEKNAKNKIVVKTNAAGEVSFLIPREDSYKIFCESLTGLFECGQTPYVSPRASYGSVNVAFDDTRAELEGVSFKAGSAELIPSSLATLNKTIAGLKKNVKARVEIEGHTSSEGSEELNQKLSEERANSVRDYMIQKGIAKERVTAVGYGFSRPKASNDTEEGRRQNRRIEVRVTNPEEVDAH
- a CDS encoding aminoglycoside phosphotransferase family protein, with protein sequence MTNIPVSSQILRVIESRGFSSSSTWTLAGSAGSGRKYYRVSDGEKTAILQTNASANEDFEHFVSFGKSFSAFSLPTPEIYAVDEESAQILMQDMGEQTLLSQVVKDGAPISGSARVLYPVVIDALIRWQVSSPKFFLSRPDIAARRFDYAALKWETDYFKTNYLQKKKGIAEIPQVVENFFATLACMVDTHPKVLMHRDFQSQNVMVRSSSEVGFVDFQGARRGSLFYDIASLLWDPYVSLPEEMVVDFFDEWFRDYPLVSESFSREEAWTLFLQAALQRLMQAMGAFCFLLTEKKIESFEQYIEPGKKRLLRVLELYEPLSPSRHEAITFLKNALA
- a CDS encoding Rpn family recombination-promoting nuclease/putative transposase — protein: MTNKNSRRSHDAFFRWLFADKNHLRALLKLCAKQKPEIAEFLKAINLNSLERIPDSYSEVDETGEADLAFRVKAAKGHPTVVGILLEHKSGSDKFVFAQISRYVNKVMKLQNDLVDVMPTRAFIFYNGKGPWDPFKLLRKNYSDYFFKPVLPFQCHFIDMKMISDEDCIGCDDVVTAMGVTAMKYAFNRKKLLAILPKFQKALTQIPYDEAKNLLEKISVYLKEYLGESILKELDMAFVSIGQKYGFVSAGDVFRQRLAAGKAEALAEGISKGLSKGLSKGRKEGRAKEKISLAKGFLKEGIPIKTIAKVTGLTIDEIKAL